The Hyphomonas sediminis genome contains a region encoding:
- the guaA gene encoding glutamine-hydrolyzing GMP synthase: protein MTHPADSASSPSHERVLIVDFGSQVTQLIARRLRESGVYCEIHPFNKVNAAFLGQFDPQAVILSGGPASVTWEDAPLADQAIFDSDLPVLGICYGQQVMMHQLGGRVESGTSREFGRAFIERVENDPILNGLFEGGNSEQVWMSHGDHVAEMAPGFGVIAKSPGAPFAVIADPERRFYATQFHPEVVHTTHGARLLRNFTHGVAGLKGDWTMAAYRAEAIQKIRAQVGSGRVICGLSGGVDSSVAAVLIHEAIGDQLTCVYVDHGLMRAGESEQVVNLFREHYNIPLIHVDASELFLGQLDGVTDPEKKRKTIGALFIDVFDEEARKIGGADFLAQGTLYPDVIESVSAIGGPSVTIKSHHNVGGLPARMKMKLVEPLRELFKDEVRALGRELGLPEAFVGRHPFPGPGLAIRIPGAITREKADTLRKADAIYIDEIRKAGLYDEIWQAFSVLLPVNTVGVMGDERTYEAVLALRAVTSTDGMTADYYPFEHAFLGRVATRIINEVKGVNRVVYDVTSKPPGTIEWE from the coding sequence ATGACACATCCCGCCGATTCCGCCTCCTCGCCCTCCCATGAACGCGTTCTTATTGTCGATTTCGGCAGTCAGGTAACCCAGCTCATTGCGCGAAGGCTCCGCGAAAGTGGTGTTTATTGCGAAATTCATCCCTTCAACAAGGTCAATGCCGCCTTCCTGGGGCAGTTTGATCCCCAGGCAGTTATTCTCTCGGGTGGTCCAGCGAGTGTCACATGGGAAGACGCGCCGCTTGCAGATCAGGCAATTTTCGATTCCGATTTGCCGGTCCTCGGCATTTGCTATGGCCAGCAGGTGATGATGCACCAGCTCGGCGGCCGCGTGGAAAGCGGAACGAGCCGAGAATTCGGCCGCGCCTTTATCGAACGTGTTGAAAATGATCCCATTCTAAACGGCCTGTTCGAGGGCGGAAATTCTGAGCAAGTATGGATGAGCCATGGTGACCACGTCGCGGAGATGGCCCCGGGCTTCGGTGTCATCGCGAAATCGCCGGGCGCGCCCTTTGCCGTTATTGCAGATCCCGAGCGCCGCTTTTATGCGACGCAGTTCCACCCGGAAGTCGTCCACACCACGCATGGCGCGCGTCTCCTGCGCAACTTCACGCACGGCGTCGCCGGCCTGAAGGGCGACTGGACGATGGCGGCTTACCGCGCCGAAGCTATCCAGAAGATTCGGGCACAAGTTGGCTCTGGCCGAGTGATCTGTGGCCTCTCAGGTGGCGTGGACTCTTCTGTTGCGGCTGTCCTGATTCACGAAGCCATCGGTGATCAATTGACCTGCGTTTACGTCGACCATGGCTTGATGCGTGCCGGAGAAAGCGAGCAGGTCGTCAATCTGTTCCGGGAGCATTACAATATCCCCCTGATTCACGTGGATGCTTCGGAACTTTTCCTGGGACAGCTCGACGGCGTCACAGACCCCGAAAAGAAGCGCAAGACCATTGGCGCACTCTTTATCGACGTTTTCGATGAAGAAGCACGGAAGATCGGTGGCGCGGACTTTCTCGCACAGGGAACTCTTTATCCGGACGTTATCGAGAGCGTGTCTGCAATCGGAGGCCCGTCGGTGACTATCAAGAGCCATCACAATGTGGGCGGGCTCCCGGCACGGATGAAGATGAAGCTGGTCGAGCCGCTCCGTGAACTGTTCAAGGATGAGGTCCGCGCGCTGGGGCGCGAGCTGGGATTGCCGGAAGCTTTTGTAGGGCGCCATCCTTTTCCGGGCCCCGGTCTCGCGATCCGTATTCCTGGTGCTATTACTCGGGAGAAGGCGGACACGCTTCGCAAGGCGGACGCGATTTACATTGATGAGATCCGCAAGGCGGGCCTCTACGATGAGATTTGGCAGGCCTTCAGCGTCCTTCTGCCCGTAAATACAGTGGGGGTAATGGGAGATGAACGCACATATGAGGCCGTGCTGGCCTTGCGCGCTGTGACGTCGACGGATGGTATGACCGCAGATTACTATCCTTTCGAACATGCATTCCTGGGGCGCGTCGCCACGCGGATCATCAATGAAGTGAAGGGCGTCAATCGGGTAGTCTATGACGTAACGTCCAAACCTCCCGGCACGATCGAGTGGGAGTAG
- a CDS encoding aspartyl/asparaginyl beta-hydroxylase domain-containing protein, with the protein MTNSTHRATISELVDTARMALLPGGNAATAVIALQEALLQAPRDIGLILFLGDAQHAAGQRKQAGQSYGVALRLASQIASSSIPPGIQEALNRAGDRRNEYARQYEAFLRSKLTGGGESSRFSESLEILFGRRQIYVQQPTKFYFPGLPQIQFYNTDLFDWAADLEAKTDSIRHELLNVMADEAAFAPYLPEEDKTSAHVRSVPLQGSLDWAAFYIWQDGQKVATNAARCPVTASAFDKVPLDFLPGQAPSVLFSRLKPGAHIPPHCGLINTRLIGHLPLIVPGPAWLRVGNEVHYWKEGKLVVFDDSIEHEAKNEATETRVVLLFDFWRPEITLPERQQISELISAIAEYSGEAVARES; encoded by the coding sequence ATGACCAATTCCACGCATCGGGCTACAATTTCGGAACTTGTTGACACAGCGCGTATGGCGCTCCTGCCTGGCGGCAACGCTGCAACCGCAGTCATCGCATTGCAGGAAGCGTTACTTCAGGCGCCGCGGGACATTGGCTTGATCCTGTTTCTAGGCGACGCGCAGCATGCCGCCGGACAACGAAAACAAGCAGGGCAAAGTTACGGTGTTGCGCTTCGTTTGGCTTCTCAGATTGCCTCTTCGTCTATTCCCCCTGGGATACAGGAAGCCCTGAACCGGGCGGGCGACCGCCGCAACGAATACGCACGTCAATATGAAGCTTTTCTGCGTTCAAAATTGACAGGCGGCGGTGAGAGCAGCCGCTTCAGCGAATCTCTCGAAATACTGTTCGGCCGCCGGCAGATATACGTGCAGCAGCCAACCAAGTTCTACTTTCCCGGACTGCCCCAAATCCAGTTTTACAACACGGATCTTTTTGATTGGGCTGCAGACCTGGAAGCGAAAACCGACAGCATCCGGCATGAACTGCTCAATGTCATGGCCGACGAGGCCGCTTTCGCCCCCTATCTTCCGGAGGAAGACAAGACCAGCGCCCATGTCCGGTCTGTGCCGCTGCAGGGCAGTCTGGATTGGGCAGCGTTCTACATTTGGCAAGACGGCCAGAAAGTGGCGACCAACGCTGCGCGGTGTCCGGTGACCGCTTCTGCTTTCGACAAAGTGCCGCTCGATTTCCTCCCTGGGCAAGCCCCTTCGGTCTTGTTCTCGCGTCTCAAGCCGGGCGCGCACATTCCGCCCCACTGCGGGTTGATCAACACGCGTTTGATCGGTCACCTGCCCCTTATCGTTCCGGGGCCAGCCTGGCTGCGGGTGGGCAATGAGGTGCACTATTGGAAGGAAGGCAAGCTCGTCGTATTCGACGATTCAATTGAACACGAAGCCAAGAATGAGGCGACGGAAACGCGTGTCGTCCTGCTGTTTGATTTCTGGCGCCCGGAAATCACGCTGCCCGAGAGGCAGCAGATTTCCGAGCTGATCAGTGCAATTGCTGAGTATTCCGGTGAGGCAGTCGCACGAGAAAGCTAA
- a CDS encoding flavin reductase family protein — MTDGPAGSAFGGIALPSMFSGNPEDPSIVLVDEPGALDSFWADVEAALVKAGRRVIRFRVSRIASEEMIDLDLHKALSLLPARPAIIAARGRSSAVARLVARDAAPLVTGAVLIDPETGDQSLAAMAAQGGIPVLIATGATREQTSSVGPSELPDSSSVEAVEIGSEQPLSLSDRIDTFSAVLVDFLERRLPRTTPEYRLGSDARTLRDALGCFATGVTILTTLDASGAPVGLTANSFTSVSLDPPLLLACISATASSAVSFEGAAHFAVNVLHIGQQPASQRFARRGEDRFGETAWEPGLHGTPIISGSLATFECSRYAMHEGGDHLILVGQVDRARFEPTRDPLLYFKGKYRRLHFS, encoded by the coding sequence TTGACCGACGGGCCAGCAGGATCGGCATTTGGCGGAATAGCGCTGCCATCTATGTTTTCCGGGAACCCGGAAGATCCGTCCATCGTCCTGGTGGATGAACCCGGTGCGCTTGACTCATTTTGGGCGGATGTTGAGGCGGCGCTCGTTAAGGCTGGCCGCCGAGTTATTCGCTTCAGGGTGTCGCGGATCGCTTCCGAAGAGATGATTGATCTTGATCTGCACAAGGCGCTTTCTTTGCTTCCGGCGCGCCCCGCCATCATTGCGGCCCGCGGACGATCGAGCGCAGTGGCACGCCTCGTCGCCAGAGACGCGGCGCCACTAGTAACAGGCGCCGTCCTTATCGATCCGGAAACCGGCGATCAAAGTCTAGCGGCGATGGCTGCGCAGGGGGGCATTCCCGTTCTGATCGCAACGGGCGCGACCCGCGAACAGACAAGCAGCGTCGGCCCCTCAGAACTGCCAGACAGTTCTTCAGTCGAGGCTGTGGAAATCGGCAGCGAACAACCGCTTTCATTGTCAGACCGCATCGACACGTTCAGTGCGGTACTCGTTGATTTCCTGGAGCGACGCCTACCAAGGACGACCCCGGAATACCGTCTGGGATCCGACGCGCGCACCCTGCGTGATGCCCTTGGCTGTTTCGCAACAGGGGTCACAATTCTAACCACACTTGATGCCTCCGGCGCGCCGGTCGGGCTGACAGCAAACTCGTTCACCTCCGTGTCTTTAGATCCGCCATTACTGCTGGCCTGCATATCCGCGACGGCGTCGAGCGCGGTCTCATTTGAGGGCGCAGCGCACTTTGCCGTAAACGTGTTGCACATTGGCCAGCAGCCAGCGTCGCAACGTTTCGCCCGGCGCGGTGAAGACCGATTTGGCGAAACGGCCTGGGAGCCGGGCCTGCACGGGACGCCCATCATCAGTGGCTCTTTGGCGACATTTGAATGCAGTCGTTACGCGATGCATGAGGGAGGGGACCACCTAATCCTCGTCGGACAGGTTGATCGCGCACGGTTCGAGCCCACACGTGACCCGCTATTGTATTTCAAAGGAAAGTACCGCCGGCTGCACTTCTCGTGA